Within Psychrobacter sp. DAB_AL43B, the genomic segment CTTATTCATCAAATGTTTACAGTTTTTATTTAAACCTTCTCACTTTTACTGCTAGCTAGGACAGTAAAATAATTGGAAAACTTAACAACTAGCAAGTATGAGCAATCAAAAAAGCATGCACAATAAAAGGAATTTATTGATCATTTAAAGCTGGGTAGCAATTTTTTGCTATCGCTTTATAACATAGTAATTAACCATGGATGGGTAAGCTTATGAGCATCAAAATGCTTAATCGGCGTGTGTACACACTTACGCTATTGACGGCGGCAGTCTCATTGGGATTGTCTGGTTGTTCGGATAATGACAGTTTTAGTAGCAATATAGATGACAACACGTATGCGGCAGATATCCAGCGCACTGAGTTTGGTATCCCGCATATCACCGCTAAAGATTACAAAGGGCTGGGTTATGGCGTCGGTTATGCTTTTGCCGAAGATAATATCTGCTCACTCGCCCGTGAGCTAGTGGTGGCTAGCGGTGAGAGTATGCTATATCTAGGTACTGAAGGTAATATGGCAAGCGATGTTTTCTATACTTGGTATAACTCTCCAGCTAGGCGAGCTGAGTTTTTAGCGGCGCAAGATCCTGAAGTAATAGATGCCGTAACAGGCTATGCCGCCGGTTATAGTCGTTATCTGCGTGATAAAGGGGTTGCAAAAATTGACCCTGCTTGTGCTAACGCTAAGTGGGTACGTGAGATCACCATTGATGATTTATTGATAGTTTATGGCAAAGCCAATTTGCGTGGTGGCTTATCTAACTTTGTCGGTCCAATCGTTGCCGCAGCGCCGCCTGCAGCAAACGGCGTAATGGGTAGCTCTAGAATGCGTAGTGTTGAGGCTTCAGATCCCGTCGTAGACTCAGCACCTGCATTTGATATGAGCACTATCAACGCGATGGATGGCGGTAGTAACGCGTATGCATTCGGTAGTGAAGTAACCGGTACTAGTAGTGGTGTCATGTATGGCAATCCGCATGAACCATGGGAAGGCGTACAGCGCTTTTATGAGTTTCACTTAACTCTGCCAGGCGAGCTTGATGTTATGGGGGCGGCTCAACAAGGTCAACCCTTCATTAACATTGGCTTTAACAAAGACGTTGCTTGGAGTCATACCGTTTCTACTGCCAAGCGTTTTACCCTTTATCAGCTCAATCTGGTCAATGGCGACCCGATGAAGTATAACTATAAAAATAGCGCTGGTGTGTTTGAGCAGCGTGATATCGAATCGGTTCCTATTACTATTAAACTACCAAATGATCAAACACTGGTTCGACCTATCTATCTATCACAATATGGTCCTATGCTAGCAGTCGATAAGGTTAGTGGTGCCCTGCCAGCTTGGGGCACTTATAATCTAGCTTTTACGATTCGTGATGCAGCCTCTGAGAACCCACGCGCACTCAATCAATGGCGCAGTATGAATAAAGCTACTAGTGTTGAAGATTTAGTAGATAGAATGCAAGATATAGTCGGTCTGGGCTTCGTCAATACCATCGCTACTGACCGTTACGGTAAGGCACTGTATGCCGATATCTCAACCGTTCCACATGTAACCAAGCAAAAACTAGAAGCTTGTAGTGCCGGTCTAGTCCTTGGCGGATTGATTGCAGCAGATTTGCCAGCACTTAATGGCAGTACAGCAGACTGTGAATGGGGCAGTGATGCCGATTCACCACAAGCGGGTATCTTTGGACGGACAAATTTACCCTTCTTGATTCGTAATGACTATGTTGCCAACTCAAATGACAGCTATTGGCTTAGCAATCCTACACAGCCACTAACTGACTTTTCACCCTTGCTACGCCGTCGCTTACTGCCTTTCCTAGGGCCTAATCCAGTAGATGGTGTACCGTTACTGATGCGTTCGCGGATGGGACTTACTCAGATCGCAGATCGATTAAGCAATAAAGATAATTTAGGCGGTAATACCTTTAACCTAGAAAATATGCAAGAGGTCGTTTATGGCAACCGCAGTTATGTTGCCAAATTGGTACTTGACGATGTGCTGGCTGATTGTAAAAATAAACCAATGATGCCTATTTCTACAGGAGGCACTGTTGATGCTACAACAGCCTGTACAGTTTTAAGCAACTGGGATCGTCGTAACAACTTGGATAGCCAAGGTGCTCATGTTTTTAGAGAGTTTTGGAGTAATGTTGATTTTACTGAAACTACTGATGATGCCTTTAGTGTTAAGTTTAATGTAAATGATCCTGTTAATACCCCTAGTGGTCTGATTATCAATGAGAGTACGCGTACCGCTCTAGGCGATTCCATCAAGTTCTTTCAAGATAAAAACATAGCGCTTGATGCCTCATTATCTGATTTGCAATACGTCATCGATGCTGGCAAGAGTAGTGAGAAAATCTCTATGCATGGTGGATTAGGTCGTGAAGGTGTCTTCAATGTTGCACAATCTCAGAGTAGAAAAATCTTTAGGGATAGCGTTGAAACCATAACCACTGTAAACGCTGATGGTACTTACGGTCCAATTATCAATGGTCCAACCTACATGCAGACGGTCACGTTTGATGACAAAGGACCTGTGGTAGAAGCGCTACTAGCGTACTCACAGTCAGCCGATAAAACACGGCCTTATCACCGTGACCAAACGCGCCGTTATTCTGCGAAAGAATGGATTCGTCTGCCCTTTAGCGCCGGGGAAATCTCCAAGCAAGCCGTTGGTAATAAGATTCAACTCAGAGAATAAATTAGCGTAATTCTTGATATTGATATAAAAGACTTTAGGGTAATCCTGAGGTCTTTTTTTGTACCCTATAACAATACAACTTTATGGGTATATACAAAAACTCGCTGTCCATGCCACTATAGTTAATGATTTGTTATACTAGTCATTACCTGCTTAGCTTTGAAATTTATGCTAAATAACTCAGCTGACTTATGCATTATTGTCATTCGCAGTGAGCCAAATAACCTATATCAAAATAGCGACCAACAAAGCTATTACCCGACTTAAAAAAGCCGTTTACCAATCACGTAAAAACGACGATTTATACAGTCAAACGAGGAATCTCGCATGTCAGAACAATTCGATATCAATAGCGCATCTCAACCCTCCATCAATGCGAGCGAGCAGCCCACCACGGTACGTCCTGTCATGCAGATGGACAATCCGTATGCCAGCACTCGTGGCAGCATTACCAGCAAACAACTACCTGCATTCGATCAAGACATCATTAATAAATATAATCGTTCAGGGCCACGCTATACCTCCTACCCAACCGCTTTAGAATTTTCACCAATGCCAGAAGGGCTCGAGACAAAAATCCTTCAAGAACGCGAAGCCCATGCGCCATTATCACTCTATTTCCATATTCCATTTTGCCGTCACCTTTGCTATTACTGTGCTTGTAATAAAATCATCACCAAAAAGAACAGCGATGCTGGTGATTATCTAGAATACCTAATTGCTGAGATTAAGCACAAACGCAGCTTATTAAGCCCACCAGAAAACGGCAAAAAACCACTGGTTAAACAGCTACATTTCGGTGGTGGTACACCCACATTTCTACAAGATAATGAATTGATACAACTTTGGGAGTTCTTGCAGACCCAGTTTGAGTTTTTGCCGGAAGACCAAGGCGATTATTCTATCGAAATTGACCCACGTGAGCTGAGCGGCGAGACGCTACAAGTTCTACGTAACCTAGGTTTTAATCGTGTGAGTTTGGGCGTACAAGATTTAGATGAAACCGTACAAATTGCGGTTAATCGGGTACATTCAGCAGAATTAATTGAAAATGTTTTAACAGAGGCGCGCGCGCTAGGGTTTCATTCTATCAATGTCGATTTGATTTATGGTTTACCGCATCAAACGCCAACGACCTTAGATAAAACCGTCCGCCGTATTATTGAGATGTCACCAGATCGCTTGTCGGTATTTAATTATGCTCATTTGCCGGAACGCTTTAAATCTCAACGACAAATTAAAGAGGCGGACTTGCCTACTCCAGCCGCCAAGCTTACGATGCTTGGTAATACCATCAATACCCTAACCGAAGCAGGTTATCAGTATATTGGTATCGACCATTTTGCCAAGCCTGATGATGAGCTTGCTATCGCCCAGCGCGAAGGTAAGTTACATCGTAATTTTCAAGGTTACACCATCATGGGTGATTGTGATTTATTAGGCTTTGGCGTCTCTTCAATCAGTCAAATTGCCAATGCCAATAGCAGCTATATCCTACAAAATCATACCGATTTGGAGGTTTATAAAGAAAATATCGATGCGGCGCGCGACAATCCTGCAGTGATGCCAGCGGTAAACGTGATTAAAACCTCTATCAAAGATCGCTTACGTGAATACGTGATTATGAATTTATTATGTCACGACTATATCGACTTTAGAGACGTCAATCAAAAATTCGGTATCGATGCCATTACTTATTTTATTGATGAAATCCAACAATTAGGTCAGATGCAAGACGATCGTTTGATTGACATGGATGCCGCCGGTATTAGAGTATTGCCAAAAGGTCG encodes:
- a CDS encoding penicillin acylase family protein; this encodes MSIKMLNRRVYTLTLLTAAVSLGLSGCSDNDSFSSNIDDNTYAADIQRTEFGIPHITAKDYKGLGYGVGYAFAEDNICSLARELVVASGESMLYLGTEGNMASDVFYTWYNSPARRAEFLAAQDPEVIDAVTGYAAGYSRYLRDKGVAKIDPACANAKWVREITIDDLLIVYGKANLRGGLSNFVGPIVAAAPPAANGVMGSSRMRSVEASDPVVDSAPAFDMSTINAMDGGSNAYAFGSEVTGTSSGVMYGNPHEPWEGVQRFYEFHLTLPGELDVMGAAQQGQPFINIGFNKDVAWSHTVSTAKRFTLYQLNLVNGDPMKYNYKNSAGVFEQRDIESVPITIKLPNDQTLVRPIYLSQYGPMLAVDKVSGALPAWGTYNLAFTIRDAASENPRALNQWRSMNKATSVEDLVDRMQDIVGLGFVNTIATDRYGKALYADISTVPHVTKQKLEACSAGLVLGGLIAADLPALNGSTADCEWGSDADSPQAGIFGRTNLPFLIRNDYVANSNDSYWLSNPTQPLTDFSPLLRRRLLPFLGPNPVDGVPLLMRSRMGLTQIADRLSNKDNLGGNTFNLENMQEVVYGNRSYVAKLVLDDVLADCKNKPMMPISTGGTVDATTACTVLSNWDRRNNLDSQGAHVFREFWSNVDFTETTDDAFSVKFNVNDPVNTPSGLIINESTRTALGDSIKFFQDKNIALDASLSDLQYVIDAGKSSEKISMHGGLGREGVFNVAQSQSRKIFRDSVETITTVNADGTYGPIINGPTYMQTVTFDDKGPVVEALLAYSQSADKTRPYHRDQTRRYSAKEWIRLPFSAGEISKQAVGNKIQLRE
- the hemN gene encoding oxygen-independent coproporphyrinogen III oxidase; the protein is MQMDNPYASTRGSITSKQLPAFDQDIINKYNRSGPRYTSYPTALEFSPMPEGLETKILQEREAHAPLSLYFHIPFCRHLCYYCACNKIITKKNSDAGDYLEYLIAEIKHKRSLLSPPENGKKPLVKQLHFGGGTPTFLQDNELIQLWEFLQTQFEFLPEDQGDYSIEIDPRELSGETLQVLRNLGFNRVSLGVQDLDETVQIAVNRVHSAELIENVLTEARALGFHSINVDLIYGLPHQTPTTLDKTVRRIIEMSPDRLSVFNYAHLPERFKSQRQIKEADLPTPAAKLTMLGNTINTLTEAGYQYIGIDHFAKPDDELAIAQREGKLHRNFQGYTIMGDCDLLGFGVSSISQIANANSSYILQNHTDLEVYKENIDAARDNPAVMPAVNVIKTSIKDRLREYVIMNLLCHDYIDFRDVNQKFGIDAITYFIDEIQQLGQMQDDRLIDMDAAGIRVLPKGRLLGRNVAMVFDEYLEKKHKNRFSKAI